The nucleotide sequence GGCGATCCGGCGTACCGGTTCGAGCGTGCGGCGAAAGGACGCCAGCCACGGATGCGCACGATCAAGGAACACCGCCTGATACGTATAACGATAACTCCGTCTAATGCTGGAAACGACCTACATGACCGCAGCTTATTCTCAGACTCCCACACCCGTCGCCGTCGCATTGGTTTACCGCAACATCGCCTGGCGGCTGATCCCGTTTCTGTGCCTGTGCTATCTCGCCGCTTACCTTGACCGCATCAATATCGGGCTGGCGAAATTGCAAATGGCGAATCAACTGGCGCTCAGCGACATCGCCTTCGGTTTCGGCGCCGGGCTGTTCTTCGTCGGCTATATTCTGTTCGAAGTGCCGAGCAACCTGATTCTGCAACGCGTCGGCGCCCGAATCTGGATTGCGCGCATCATGATCAGCTGGGGGTTGCTGTCCGCCGGGACGATGTTTATCGCCACCCCCGTTCAGTTCTACGTGCTGCGTTTTCTGCTTGGCGCGGCGGAAGCCGGCTTCCTGCCCGGCGTATTGTACTACCTGACGCACTGGTTCCCCTCCTGGCGGCGCGGCCGCATCATTTCGCTGTTCATGATCGGCCTGCCGCTTTCCAGTGTGGTGGGCGGCCCGCTGTCAGGCTGGATCATGTCGCATTTTGATTCGGCCCACGGGCTGCACGGCTGGCAGTGGATGTTTCTGCTGGAGGGGCTGCCGAGCGTACTGCTTGGCGTACTGACCCTATGGCTGCTGCCGGACGGCGTGGATCAAGCACGTTGGTTGAGCGAGGCGGACAAAGCACAGGTACGCGCCGATCTGGCGATCGACGCCCGTGAAGCGCCGTACCTGAAGCACCGCTTTCGCGACGGTGTCCTCAACCTGAAAGTCTGGATGCTGGGCGGCATCGACTTCTCGATTTTGTTGTGCGCCTATGCCATCGGGTTCTGGCTGCCGACCTTCATTAAAAAAGCCGGCGTGGTCGATATCGGGCAGATTGGCTTGCTGACGGCAGTCCCCAGCGTAGCGGCGCTGGCAGGGATGGTATTGCTCGGCGCCAGCTCCGACCGGCTGCGCGAACGGCGCTGGCACATCATCGTGCCATTTTGGCTGGGTGCGGCGGCGATAGTGGCGAGTACCTTCTTCACCCAACACATCGTAATGACGGTCCTGCTGTTCTCGGTGGCGCAGGCCACCATCATTGGCGCCGTGCCCGTGTTCTTCAGCCTGCCCGCCACCTTCCTCACCGGCACCGCCGCCGCCACCGGCTTTGCGCTGGCCTGCTCGCTGGCAAATATCGCCGGTCTGGTCAGCAACTCCATCATGGGTTTCGCTATGGAGCTAACCGGCAGCGGCAGCGGTGCGCTATGGTTCTTCGCCGTCTGTCTGCTGCTCAGCTCACTGCTGGTGCTGGCGCTACCGGCAAAACTAGTCAATCGGTGAGATGGATTAGACCTGGCAACATCATGCCAAAGCGAGAGATTGGGTTACAGATGATGGGTTTACAGCGTCAAAACCGTGCTGAGGCAGGCGACTTCGCCGGGTGAGCCGCATGGACGCGGCGAAAGCCCGTGCCGCTCCGGACAAAAACGTCAGGAACGTTTTTGAACAGCGTTTACGCTGGCCCGAAGGGCGAGCCCCAGGGATGGGGCGAGTAACCGCGTCACGGGCGGCCCGAACAGCGAAGGCGAATGCCGAAGGAACCGCGCTAGCGGCACGGTTTAGCACTCAGCCAGAGGTCAAGGAGAGGCGGCGTTTGAGCCTCTCCTTGTCGTGCGTGTGATGACGTTGCAAAGTAATCACTAACGTTATCAAGCACGAAACCTCCCTCTGTTCTGACAGAGATTTGCCAGCAACAAACAATAGTGCTGTTTGTCAACTGCACCTCGTAACTCAGTGTTGATTATCCTGCCCTTTAGATTGCAGTTCACGATACCAGCGCGGGTGGTGTTTCTTCGCCCAGGAACTGGAAACCCAGCCTTCCACCATCGCGGTGATGGTGCCTTTCACCCACAGGGCGGCGTACACGTGTACCATGATGGTCAGGATCAAACCGACCGCGGACACCGAATGCACCACCAGCGCCGCCCGGATCACCGCAATAGAGAACGACGGCGCAAAGTACGGCCGCCAAATCACAACCCCGCTCGCCAGCAACAACAGCAGACAGGTAATCGCCAGCCAGAACACGCATTTCTGGCCGAAGTTATAGCGACCGGTATCGCCAACTTCTTCATTAAGGGCGATCTTGTGGATATTTTTCGCCCACTCCAGGTCGCTGCGCTCAATCAGGTTGTGTTTCCAGTAACGTAAAAACATCAGCAGGAAAGCGACAAACATCACCACCCCGACAAACGGGTGCAGGATGCGCGCCAGTTGCGGCGTACCCAGCACATTCATCAGCCAGTTGAGCGACGGGAAGAAAAAACCCAGCCCGCTCAGTGCGGCGAACACAAAGCAAAACGCCACAATCCAGTGATTAATGCGCTCGGGGGCGCTGTAACGCTGAATCCGATTACTCTTTTTCATGCTGCTTGCCCTCGTGGTGCGCGTCGTCATCGTCTTCTACCCGGTTTGGGCCGACACCTACGTAGTGGAATACGCTGGCGGCGAAGGTGGCGGCAAAACCGATGGCGGCCAGCGGTTTCCAGATGCCTTTCCAGAAGGTCACCGCCGGGCTGATGCTCGGGTCGGCCGGCAGGCCGCTGTACAGTTGCGGCCTGTCGGCGTGATGCAGTACGTACATCACGTGCGTGCCGCCGACACCGGCCGGGTCATACAGACCGGCATGTTGGTAGCCGCGGCTGTTCAGGTCTTTCACCCGTTCGGCCGCCAGCACTTTCATCTCGTCTTTGGTGCCGAAATGAATCGCGCCGGTCGGGCAGGTTTTCACACACGACGGCTCCTGGCCGACTTCCACCCGGTCAACACACAGGGTGCATTTGTACACCTTGTTGTCGTCCTTGTTCATGCGCGGCACGTTGAACGGACAACCGGCGATGCAGTAGCCGCAGCCGATGCAGTGCTCGGACTGGAAATCGACGATGCCGTTGGCGTACTGGATGATCGCCCCTTCCGACGGGCACGCCTTGAGGCAGCCCGGATCGGCGCAGTGCATGCAACCGTCCTTGCGGATAAGCCACTCCAGCTTGCCGTTTTCCTCGAATTCGGTGAAACGCATCACCGTCCAGGATTTGGCGCTCAGATCGGTAGGATTGTCGTACACACCGACGTTGTGCCCGACGTCATCGCGGATGTCGTTCCACTCGGAACAGGCCACCTGACAGGCTTTGCAGCCGATGCAGGTGGTCACGTCGATCAGTTTGGCGACCTGTTCTTTGTGGTTGCGAGCCTGCGGCGGCGGCGTCAGTGAGTTGGTCGCGGAGCGACGGATAATATCTTGTGATTGCATTGCCATAGTGTTTCTCCGCGACTACGCCTTTTCCACATTGACCAGAAACGCCTTGTACTCCGGCGTCTGACTGTTGGCGTCGCCGACATGCGGCGTCAGGATATTCGCCATAAAGCCCTTCTGGGTGGTGCCTTCAAAGCCCCAGTGACAAGGCACACCGATGGTTTCCACCGGTTTGCCCTGGATAGTCAGGGTGCGGATACGCTTGGTGACGACCGCTTTCGCCTTGATATATCCCCGCTTGCTGCTGACTTTCACCACATCGCCACCCTGAATCCCCTTCAGCTTCGCCAACCCTTCGCCGATTTCAACAAACTGTTCCGGCTGCACGATGGCGTTGAGGCGCGCGTGCTTGGTCCAATGGCGGAACAACTCGGTGATGGAGTAAGTGGTGGCGACGAACGGAAACTCCTCTACCGTCCCCATATACGGGCGGTCGGCAGGCAGAATACGGGCCGCCGGGTTAACCTGAACCTTGCTGTACACCGGGTTGATTTTCAGCGGCGATTCCAGCGGCTCATAATGTGCCGGGAACGGGCCTTCGGCCATCTTGTCGATAGCGAACAGGCGGCCCAGCCCTTCGGCGTTCATGATGAACGGGCCGGCAGCGCTGCCCGGCGGCACGGTGGCGGCAAAATCCGGCACGTCGATACCGGTCCACTTCTGGCCGTTCCAATGAATCAGCTCGCGTTTCGGATCCCACGGCCGGCCCTGCTCGTCCGCCGAGGCGCGGTTGTAGAGAATGCGGCGGTTCTGCGGCCAGCACCAGGCCCAGCCCGGCGTGCAGCCCAAGCCCGATGGGTCGGCGTTGTCGCGGCGCGCCATCTGGTTGCCCGCTTCCGTCCAGGAGCCGGCGTAAATCCAGCAGAAACTGGCGGTGGAGCCGTCGTCGCGCAGCAGCGAGAAGTCAGGCAGCAGCTGCCCTTTCTTCAGCAACAGGTTGCCTTTATCGTCGTACAGGTCCGCCAGCGCGCGGCCGTTGGCCTCTTTGGTGATCTCCTCGGCGGACGGGTCTTCCGGCTCCAGATAATCCCAGCTCATATTCAGCACCGGTTCCGGGTTGGCGCCGCCTTCTTTGGCATACAGCTCGCGCAAACGCAGGAACAAACCGGCCAGAATCACACCATCGTGGCGCGCCTCACCCGGCGGCTCAGCGCCCTGATAGTGCCACTGCAGCCAACGACCGGAGTTGACGATGGAACCGTTTTCTTCGGCAAAGCAACTGGACGGCAGGCGGAACACCTCGGTCTGAATCTTGCCCGGATCGACGTCATTCAGCTCGCCGTGGTTCTGCCAAAAGTTGGAGGTTTCCGTCGCCAGCGGGTCAATGATCACCAGATATTTCAGTTTTTTCAGCGCATCACGGGCCCGGTTGGAATCGGCAAACGCCGCCATCGGGTTGAAACCCTGCACGATGTAGCCGTTGACCTTGCCGTCCAGCATCATGCGGGAGTAAGCCAGCGCATCGTAGCTTTTGTCCCACTTCGGCAGCCAGTCGTAACCCCAGTCATTCTCTTTGGTCGCTTTGTTGCCCCAGAAGCTCTTCATCATGCTGATAAAAAACTTGGGCGTGTTCTTCCAGTAATTGACCTGATCCGCCAGCAGCGCCTTCGGCGTTATCTGATCCAGATACATATTCAGCGAGGTCTGTTTTTCCGACGGCAGCGGCATGTAGCCCGGCAGGTTCAGCGACAACAGCCCCAAATCGGTATAGCCCTGAATATTGGAGTGGCCGCGCAGTGCATTCACGCCGCCGCCCGCCATGCCGATGTTGCCCAGCAGCAACTGAATCATCGCCGCGGTACGGATAATTTGCGCACCGGCGGTGTGCTGCGTCCAGCCCAGCGCATACATGATAGTCGCGGTGCGATCCGGCACGCAGGTAGAAGCCAGTTGCTCACAAATGGTCAGAAAATCCGGCTTCGGCGTACCGCACACGTTGGTGACCAGATCTGGCGTGTAACGACTGGCGTGCTCTTTCAACAAGTTCCAGACGCAACGCGGATGGCTCAGGGTGTCGTCGCGCTTGGCAAATCCGTTTTCATCCAGTTCATACTGCCAGGAGGTACGGTCATACTGGCGCTTTTGTTCGTCGTAGCCGCTGAAAATGCCTTCATCAAAGTGATAATCGTCACGCACGATCAGGCTGGCATTGGTATACGCCTTCACATACGGCATCTGCACCTTGTCGTGGCTTAACAGATAATTCACCACGCCAAGCAGGAAGGTGATATCAGACCCGGCGCGAATCGGCGAGTACATGTCAGCCACCGCTGCCGAGCGATTGAAACGAGGATCGACGACAATCAGTTTGGCGCCATTGTGAATCTTGGCCTCTACCGCCCATTTGAAACCGACCGGGTGGGCTTCCGCCGGGTTGCCCCCCATCACCAGAATCACATTGGCGTTTTTGATGTCCACCCAATTGTTGGTCATCGCGCCGCGGCCAAAGGTCGGCGCCAACGCCGCTACCGTCGGACCATGACACAGACGCGCCTGGGTATCGATGCCGATCATCCCCAGTGCGCGGGCAAATTTTTGGTCCAGTATTCCGGTTTCATTACTGGCCGCCGATGAGCACAGCATCCCGGTGGTCAACCAACGGTTAACCGTCACCCCGGCCGCGTTTTTCTCGACGAAATTGGCGTCGCGGTCTTTTTTCATCAGGCGAGTGATGCGATCAAACGCCTCTTCCCAACTGATGCGCTGCCATTTGTCGGAACCGGGCGCACGGTATTCCGGGTATTTCAGGCGCTGGTCGCTGTGGATAAAATCCACCAGCCCGGCGCCTTTCGGGCACAGTGAGCCGCGGCTGACCGGATGATCGGGGTCCCCTTCGATGTGGTAAATGGACGCGCTGGCGTTTTTGGCGCCGTCGCCGAGACTGTACATCAGAATGCCGCACCCGACTGAACAGTAGGTGCAATTATTCCGGGTTTCTCTGGCGCGCAATAATTTATATTGTCGCGTTTCGGCTAAGGCCGCGCTGGGAGAAAAGCCCAGCGCGGTGACCGTGGTTCCGGCCATACCGCCTGCGCATATTTTAAAAAACTGCCTTCTGCTGACCTGCATGGGAGATTCCTCGCACGACATCGTTCAGAGCTATACCCGTCATACTTCACGTTGCAGGCGCATTGACTGCGTTCAAATCGGTTGTCCTGCAACTCGGATTATTTAGGGTATACATCATATTTATGTAGTCATGTTTTATTGATATGAATGGACACTAACGGGACAACGCCTAAATCCCCACCAAACATATGCATTATGACTCGATGAATAAAAAGCGCCAATTAATTATCCCAGCAACAACAAACCCATCACAATTCACTATAGGCAGGCCGTTTTTTAACGTTATCACTGACTTAACTAGAATAATTCTCATTATCAAAACAGCTAAAACGCCGCACCGTTGTGTGTTTATTTACATAACGATTACAAGACAACAGCCATCAGTCTGTTATTCCGGCAAGAAATAATTAAGATTTTCTTTATAAAAAAATAGTCAGTCCCTACTTCACATTGAAAGCAGCGTTAATAAAAAAGCCTGACGACAAGAATTTCCCGATTAAAAAAAAATAACTCAGCCAGAATAAAAATAAATACAATAGAAAATAAAATAGCAATGCTCTGGTTATTTATTATGAATAATAATAAACCACAGCCAATGACTAAAAATAAAAGTGAGATTATCGGTTTTATACCCAAAATAATTCGAGTTGCAGGACAACACGTTAGTGTTGAACAACGCAACGCGTTGGCCCGTCAGGGCAAGGCTCATGATGAGCCTTGTAACGCGGCAAGGGAGTGAGTCTCTGGGCGCTTACTCAAGTAAGTGATTCGGGTGAGTGAGCGCAGCCAATGTGCCGCATCTGCCGTCACGGTCAAGCCGCCTTGACCGGCGGCGGGCGATGGATGCCAGCGGAGAACGCCTTAGCGGGACAACGCCAGCCGGACAAAATCCAGCAGCAGCCGTCGTGCCCACACGGGTTCAGCACCGTCGGTCATTTCCGGCAACGCGCAATGGCGCAGGCAGGCGTTCATCACCGCCGCATCCATCTCCGGATGGAACTGAAATGACAAGGTATGCGGCGTATAACGGATAATCTGGCACCCATCTTGTTCCGATGCCGCCAACACCTGTGCGCCGGGCGGCGGCGTCACCACCGACTGAAGATGGCTGAGATAGGCGCTGAACTGCGCCGGTATCGCCGTCAACAGCGCATCGTCCGCGGCATGGTCATGCAACGTCACGGTCTTCAGCCCCATTTCCCGCCCATTGGGATTATCCGCTACCGTGCCGCCCAACGCATGCGCCAGCAGTTGATGGCCGTAACACACCCCCAGCACCGGCAGCCCGGCATCCACACTCCGGCGCAGCCAGTCGGCGGTGCGTTCGCTCCAATCCAGCCGGTCGGTCACCATCGACCAGGAACCGCTGATGATGGCGGCATCATGCTCACCGGGATCCGGCAAGGCGTCGCCGGCGTCCGGCCGTACGACATGCAGGCGCACGCCCTCAGCGGCCAGCGCGCTGCCGAACCAGTCGGCCTGCTGACCGACGGCGTGGGCGACGGGTTCGGGCGGCTCGCCCATCTGCACAATCAGCAGTGAAGGCGGTTGGGATGAAATGGGGAAATTCGCGGTTAACGTCGTCATGGCGCGTCGCTTGCCTCGGGGACTTTAAACAAGATGAGTTTTGAACGTACCACGCGGGACGCGCCCTGTCACCGCCTCATGCCGTTGAACTTTACTCATATCGGCAACAGGCGGCGCCCATACCGATCAGCCGGGGATTGGCCGGGTGGATGAACGGTATGCCAGAGAAAAAACGTCGTAAAAATAGAGGTAACCCTTGGTCTGTAGCAACCGGGCGATCCCCTCTTTCACCGAGCCAGCCACTTGCGGACTCTGGAGCAGCGCCTCCAGCGTCTGGGGCGACACATGGCGGCTGTTGTACCACTCGCCGTTGTAACACACCCGCAAATCCAGCGCGTCGATATCCTCGAAGCGGTAACGCGGATTGATATCCATCGACATCGCCAGCGACATCAGCAGCAGAAACAGCGTAAACCCGGCCACATAAGGCGCGCCGAAATACGGTGCGTACCACAGAATCAGCGCCACCGGCAGATAACTCACCAACATGCCGCCGAACAGATAAGGGTGGCTCACCATGAATTTGCGGCTGAAGCGGATGCGGTTATCGCGCTGCTCTTCACGATTCAGACGCGCGATTTCTTCGTTCAGAATACGTTTGACTTCGTCCATACCGGCTCTCCTGCGCTGCATCATCCGTGCGCCACGGTAACATGAGCCGCTCAATCAAGACAGGCGAAAAAACCTGACCGTTAGCCCCGTGTTGACAGGCAACTGGCGGCAATCAGCGCCTGGCCCAGCGCCAGCCCACCGTCGCCGGCCGGTAAACGCGACGGCGACAGCAGGGTAAAATCCGCCAGCCGCTCACGTAACAACGTGACCAGTAGGCGGTTATGCATCACCCCGCCGGAGCACGCCACCGTGTTCAGTCCGTGCTCTCGCGCCGCCTGACGCACCAGCGCCGCCAGCCCGTCGGCCAGCGCCAGATGAAAGGCAAAAGCGCGGTCGGCCGGCGCGGCGCGATAAGCCAGAAACTGCCGCCAAAACGTCGCCAGATCCAACTGCGTACCGGCAAGCGGCAGGGTCACCGGCGGTCGGTCATCCTGA is from Dickeya dianthicola NCPPB 453 and encodes:
- a CDS encoding MFS transporter, whose protein sequence is MTAAYSQTPTPVAVALVYRNIAWRLIPFLCLCYLAAYLDRINIGLAKLQMANQLALSDIAFGFGAGLFFVGYILFEVPSNLILQRVGARIWIARIMISWGLLSAGTMFIATPVQFYVLRFLLGAAEAGFLPGVLYYLTHWFPSWRRGRIISLFMIGLPLSSVVGGPLSGWIMSHFDSAHGLHGWQWMFLLEGLPSVLLGVLTLWLLPDGVDQARWLSEADKAQVRADLAIDAREAPYLKHRFRDGVLNLKVWMLGGIDFSILLCAYAIGFWLPTFIKKAGVVDIGQIGLLTAVPSVAALAGMVLLGASSDRLRERRWHIIVPFWLGAAAIVASTFFTQHIVMTVLLFSVAQATIIGAVPVFFSLPATFLTGTAAATGFALACSLANIAGLVSNSIMGFAMELTGSGSGALWFFAVCLLLSSLLVLALPAKLVNR
- the fdoI gene encoding formate dehydrogenase cytochrome b556 subunit, whose protein sequence is MKKSNRIQRYSAPERINHWIVAFCFVFAALSGLGFFFPSLNWLMNVLGTPQLARILHPFVGVVMFVAFLLMFLRYWKHNLIERSDLEWAKNIHKIALNEEVGDTGRYNFGQKCVFWLAITCLLLLLASGVVIWRPYFAPSFSIAVIRAALVVHSVSAVGLILTIMVHVYAALWVKGTITAMVEGWVSSSWAKKHHPRWYRELQSKGQDNQH
- the fdxH gene encoding formate dehydrogenase subunit beta, with the protein product MAMQSQDIIRRSATNSLTPPPQARNHKEQVAKLIDVTTCIGCKACQVACSEWNDIRDDVGHNVGVYDNPTDLSAKSWTVMRFTEFEENGKLEWLIRKDGCMHCADPGCLKACPSEGAIIQYANGIVDFQSEHCIGCGYCIAGCPFNVPRMNKDDNKVYKCTLCVDRVEVGQEPSCVKTCPTGAIHFGTKDEMKVLAAERVKDLNSRGYQHAGLYDPAGVGGTHVMYVLHHADRPQLYSGLPADPSISPAVTFWKGIWKPLAAIGFAATFAASVFHYVGVGPNRVEDDDDAHHEGKQHEKE
- the fdnG gene encoding formate dehydrogenase-N subunit alpha, with protein sequence MQVSRRQFFKICAGGMAGTTVTALGFSPSAALAETRQYKLLRARETRNNCTYCSVGCGILMYSLGDGAKNASASIYHIEGDPDHPVSRGSLCPKGAGLVDFIHSDQRLKYPEYRAPGSDKWQRISWEEAFDRITRLMKKDRDANFVEKNAAGVTVNRWLTTGMLCSSAASNETGILDQKFARALGMIGIDTQARLCHGPTVAALAPTFGRGAMTNNWVDIKNANVILVMGGNPAEAHPVGFKWAVEAKIHNGAKLIVVDPRFNRSAAVADMYSPIRAGSDITFLLGVVNYLLSHDKVQMPYVKAYTNASLIVRDDYHFDEGIFSGYDEQKRQYDRTSWQYELDENGFAKRDDTLSHPRCVWNLLKEHASRYTPDLVTNVCGTPKPDFLTICEQLASTCVPDRTATIMYALGWTQHTAGAQIIRTAAMIQLLLGNIGMAGGGVNALRGHSNIQGYTDLGLLSLNLPGYMPLPSEKQTSLNMYLDQITPKALLADQVNYWKNTPKFFISMMKSFWGNKATKENDWGYDWLPKWDKSYDALAYSRMMLDGKVNGYIVQGFNPMAAFADSNRARDALKKLKYLVIIDPLATETSNFWQNHGELNDVDPGKIQTEVFRLPSSCFAEENGSIVNSGRWLQWHYQGAEPPGEARHDGVILAGLFLRLRELYAKEGGANPEPVLNMSWDYLEPEDPSAEEITKEANGRALADLYDDKGNLLLKKGQLLPDFSLLRDDGSTASFCWIYAGSWTEAGNQMARRDNADPSGLGCTPGWAWCWPQNRRILYNRASADEQGRPWDPKRELIHWNGQKWTGIDVPDFAATVPPGSAAGPFIMNAEGLGRLFAIDKMAEGPFPAHYEPLESPLKINPVYSKVQVNPAARILPADRPYMGTVEEFPFVATTYSITELFRHWTKHARLNAIVQPEQFVEIGEGLAKLKGIQGGDVVKVSSKRGYIKAKAVVTKRIRTLTIQGKPVETIGVPCHWGFEGTTQKGFMANILTPHVGDANSQTPEYKAFLVNVEKA
- a CDS encoding glutamine amidotransferase, whose protein sequence is MTTLTANFPISSQPPSLLIVQMGEPPEPVAHAVGQQADWFGSALAAEGVRLHVVRPDAGDALPDPGEHDAAIISGSWSMVTDRLDWSERTADWLRRSVDAGLPVLGVCYGHQLLAHALGGTVADNPNGREMGLKTVTLHDHAADDALLTAIPAQFSAYLSHLQSVVTPPPGAQVLAASEQDGCQIIRYTPHTLSFQFHPEMDAAVMNACLRHCALPEMTDGAEPVWARRLLLDFVRLALSR
- a CDS encoding YlaC family protein, which encodes MDEVKRILNEEIARLNREEQRDNRIRFSRKFMVSHPYLFGGMLVSYLPVALILWYAPYFGAPYVAGFTLFLLLMSLAMSMDINPRYRFEDIDALDLRVCYNGEWYNSRHVSPQTLEALLQSPQVAGSVKEGIARLLQTKGYLYFYDVFSLAYRSSTRPIPG